Proteins encoded in a region of the Haloarcula sp. CBA1129 genome:
- a CDS encoding zinc ribbon domain-containing protein, with protein MPESDRTVKCPICDENFDPTVAGGWCTNPDCGEWQHTDESAADFDTGNGVPDDADLIPEGTDEPGSADGQPRGTSDEAETPAESTVDDDSDDEAAVDAVSDTGAVEAGEERMGTAETAAEHETTADTEAENGTEPNAGEEPDEPDDVPDQASSDSDGDTETSDETPEADDDTATITCPDCDQELDADANFCVSCGADVQDITPGDDGSLDACPSCDTAVDDDASFCVNCGEDLDAHRGESDTSTADSAGSSTTDETASESAATGNAVDTLASQSTDDATVPDKLVLSVEGRDITVEDGDRIGREIRAALLDAGRPEDEAVRIHREHVRFDRQPDGYYLVDLGDNPTRLNETQLKKGDREPIQLGDELELSGVITMTILAA; from the coding sequence ATGCCTGAATCCGACCGCACGGTAAAATGCCCCATATGCGACGAGAACTTCGATCCGACAGTCGCGGGCGGATGGTGCACAAACCCGGACTGTGGTGAGTGGCAACACACTGACGAAAGCGCCGCTGATTTTGACACCGGCAATGGGGTGCCGGACGACGCCGACCTGATACCGGAAGGAACGGACGAGCCGGGGTCGGCGGATGGTCAGCCGAGAGGGACTAGCGACGAAGCCGAGACCCCAGCTGAGTCCACCGTCGACGATGATAGCGACGACGAAGCAGCGGTCGATGCGGTCTCAGACACTGGGGCAGTCGAGGCCGGAGAAGAGAGGATGGGGACGGCAGAGACGGCGGCGGAACACGAAACTACAGCTGACACCGAGGCCGAAAACGGAACTGAGCCGAACGCTGGGGAGGAGCCCGACGAACCGGATGATGTCCCGGATCAGGCCAGTAGTGACTCCGATGGGGATACCGAGACATCCGACGAAACCCCCGAGGCAGACGACGATACGGCGACGATTACCTGCCCGGACTGTGATCAGGAACTCGACGCCGACGCAAATTTCTGTGTTTCCTGCGGTGCCGACGTACAGGACATCACACCGGGAGACGACGGGTCGCTTGACGCGTGCCCGTCCTGTGACACCGCTGTCGATGACGATGCCAGTTTCTGTGTCAACTGTGGGGAGGACTTGGACGCGCATCGCGGCGAGAGCGACACGTCGACGGCTGACTCGGCAGGGTCGTCGACCACTGACGAGACAGCGAGTGAGTCAGCAGCCACGGGCAACGCCGTCGACACACTCGCGTCACAGTCCACCGACGACGCGACGGTCCCGGACAAACTCGTTCTTTCGGTCGAGGGTCGTGACATCACTGTCGAAGACGGGGACCGCATCGGCCGGGAAATCCGGGCGGCGCTACTGGACGCCGGCCGACCGGAAGACGAGGCGGTTCGGATCCACCGGGAACACGTCCGGTTCGACCGTCAACCGGATGGGTACTATTTGGTTGACCTCGGGGACAACCCGACGCGGCTGAACGAGACCCAACTGAAGAAAGGCGACCGGGAACCGATCCAACTGGGCGATGAACTCGAACTATCCGGTGTCATCACGATGACAATTCTGGCGGCGTGA
- a CDS encoding PP2C family serine/threonine-protein phosphatase, which translates to MRYSTNYDIGDRKRGQGINEDSVSLTVFEEGHRDGYRGQDRPQSQNPATADGDETANATDESSDTGPAADAGDDRDPSDADDADTPDTDSNRQPMNRSAGVFVVADGAGGHDAGDIASYITTTVVAEHLAPVAIRTARSYPGGFDVDVARDVLPDPPGERELETAVAEAITAAHREIIRYANETGTQSYTTVVAGIYADGKLHYGWVGDSRAYVVNSARETISPLTRDHAVVQEWVDSDEIDPVEAHVHPNGNEITRALGGSGYEDPDEATVGVDTRTVRLYAEDTVLATSDGLIDAQTDAPDLYEEYVDSDHADSVAERIREAVVTDDEIRDVVLDAASLDAASQEFVSLANDRGGKDNISVLLFADSALPETPEDGGMPVRDIDPDIDISERDTVIMTDE; encoded by the coding sequence ATGAGATACAGCACGAACTACGACATCGGCGACAGGAAGCGAGGACAGGGTATCAACGAGGACAGCGTCTCTCTGACGGTGTTCGAGGAGGGGCATCGCGATGGTTACCGGGGGCAGGATAGACCGCAGTCGCAGAACCCGGCCACGGCAGACGGTGACGAGACAGCGAACGCGACAGACGAATCATCCGATACCGGGCCGGCGGCTGACGCCGGTGACGACAGGGACCCTTCTGACGCTGACGACGCGGATACGCCCGACACTGACAGCAACAGACAGCCGATGAACCGTTCGGCCGGCGTGTTCGTGGTCGCCGACGGTGCTGGCGGACACGATGCCGGCGACATCGCGTCGTACATCACGACGACTGTCGTGGCCGAACACCTTGCTCCCGTGGCGATTCGAACGGCCCGGAGCTATCCCGGCGGCTTCGATGTCGATGTAGCCCGTGACGTGCTTCCGGATCCGCCCGGCGAGCGGGAGCTCGAAACCGCCGTGGCAGAGGCGATTACAGCAGCTCACCGCGAGATCATCCGGTACGCAAACGAGACCGGGACCCAATCCTATACGACGGTCGTCGCGGGGATATACGCCGACGGCAAACTCCATTACGGCTGGGTCGGTGATAGCCGGGCCTACGTCGTCAACAGTGCCCGCGAGACGATTTCGCCGCTGACCAGAGACCACGCGGTCGTTCAGGAGTGGGTCGACAGCGACGAAATCGACCCCGTCGAGGCCCACGTCCACCCCAACGGGAACGAAATCACCCGCGCGCTGGGCGGGTCCGGCTACGAGGACCCCGACGAGGCGACTGTCGGGGTGGACACGCGAACGGTCAGACTGTACGCGGAAGACACGGTGTTGGCGACCAGCGACGGTCTCATTGACGCACAGACCGACGCGCCGGACCTGTACGAGGAATACGTCGATTCGGACCACGCCGACTCGGTAGCCGAGCGCATCCGCGAAGCGGTGGTCACCGATGACGAGATCCGTGACGTGGTCCTCGATGCAGCGTCCCTCGACGCGGCAAGTCAGGAGTTCGTGTCCTTGGCGAACGACCGGGGCGGGAAGGACAATATCTCCGTTCTACTGTTCGCTGACAGTGCGCTCCCGGAAACGCCGGAAGACGGCGGGATGCCAGTTCGAGATATCGACCCTGACATCGACATTTCCGAACGAGATACCGTTATTATGACAGATGAGTAG
- a CDS encoding zinc ribbon domain-containing protein: protein MQRGRLGLELRESAALLRAESWLFVGVGIAWLVYSGWVLATGLLLTQVPGLERTVPVTLAGQTVSLRTVLAAGLWLLSPSLATVVLVNRRLRNSYGNLVEAYRLDHPSLLLVLPGTVLLGCLLGSLILGQQRLLTVVAFFGTVHLVVRTVAYGHRVYTLSVPPLLSLLVCVSAVSLSTGWVLQMGTASGVSSALSPWLARAGVGPIAETALQLLGVRPSQATALFIAVPGVLASAYLFVQLLAGTVVRIRAPLSNPHRRPDQRFPIMPPVGVVQNGDESSATERAVDATPDSGEQTEDGTAAEDVDSDAEPPGHTGTRVFSPDEAPTTEPPAHESVQDTAQLSDDAAQPETAATDSGTDTESETGDTNEPASATDEAWMDDTSVFTPGDRNSGQSYCSECGESLPPDADTCPSCGDPVDG, encoded by the coding sequence ATGCAGCGTGGTCGACTGGGGTTGGAACTCCGCGAATCCGCCGCACTATTACGAGCTGAATCTTGGCTGTTTGTCGGTGTGGGCATAGCATGGCTCGTCTACAGTGGCTGGGTACTCGCGACGGGACTGCTGTTGACGCAGGTCCCGGGACTCGAACGTACTGTTCCCGTGACACTTGCTGGCCAAACTGTCTCGCTGCGTACTGTGCTCGCCGCGGGTCTCTGGCTCCTCAGTCCCTCACTGGCGACCGTCGTGCTCGTCAACCGACGGCTTCGGAACAGCTACGGCAACCTTGTTGAGGCGTATCGGCTGGACCATCCGAGCCTGTTGCTCGTTCTCCCCGGCACTGTCCTCCTCGGCTGCCTGCTGGGAAGTCTCATTCTCGGCCAGCAGCGCCTGCTCACGGTGGTTGCATTCTTCGGAACAGTGCATCTGGTTGTCCGGACCGTCGCCTACGGACACCGCGTGTACACACTTTCAGTCCCTCCACTTCTGTCGCTGCTGGTGTGTGTGAGTGCGGTCTCTCTCAGTACTGGATGGGTGCTCCAGATGGGCACCGCATCCGGCGTTTCGTCGGCGCTCTCCCCGTGGCTGGCGCGGGCCGGCGTCGGTCCCATAGCTGAGACAGCGCTCCAGTTGCTGGGCGTCCGGCCGTCCCAAGCCACAGCTCTCTTCATCGCGGTCCCCGGCGTGCTGGCGAGCGCGTACCTCTTCGTTCAATTGCTCGCTGGAACCGTCGTCAGAATCCGCGCACCGCTTTCGAACCCGCACCGCCGTCCAGACCAGCGGTTCCCGATCATGCCACCAGTTGGGGTAGTGCAAAACGGCGACGAGAGTTCAGCCACCGAACGGGCTGTCGACGCCACACCGGATTCCGGTGAACAGACTGAGGACGGGACTGCCGCCGAAGATGTTGACAGCGACGCAGAGCCACCGGGGCACACCGGGACACGCGTGTTCTCGCCCGACGAGGCCCCCACGACGGAACCGCCCGCTCACGAATCGGTACAGGACACCGCGCAGCTGTCGGACGATGCTGCACAACCGGAGACGGCGGCCACCGACAGTGGTACAGATACGGAATCGGAGACGGGCGATACAAATGAGCCTGCCTCGGCGACCGATGAAGCGTGGATGGACGATACGTCCGTCTTCACGCCGGGCGACCGCAACAGCGGACAGTCGTACTGTAGCGAGTGCGGCGAGTC